The following are from one region of the Eubacterium sp. MSJ-33 genome:
- a CDS encoding DUF2142 domain-containing protein — translation MIIVSFDLIGRVNKRVSIHTFDTNGTIEEIQANEVKEYPFVIQRCRVDYMEIFLENATTFNINVVVKKANGEVYYTCNKTENDLIADARTGRAAIKLEPPAGFDLGQYSVNISNMGENIFIWIKLQGETKYLNIEAVKGSNLGVYIAVFVIGVCVVLYALIAWIYSKYDLELHKVFILIAVPISLIYLILFPPWTIPDATAHYMATYRISNRLLGYDKTEEWLGRAEDRDTFNQIWNITEGEKNPNMQSYVDEVYNFAVRASDTSRVDMPIHEERMKYYSVINYWPQVLGLTIGRVFGLSSILCIYLARLFITAFYIWACYHAVKITPVGKSIFFLIPLLPTSLMVSGSFSYDSMVLITTLNFVANIFALSKDYNSKCRLIETIVWIFLVGAVKGGGYLLMLPMVLVLLGIPEKKKKLQAILSVSLSGLVSVLLFDKILQIGQTFFQLGYEGTEKMTASFAYKHPFGYFKMLTATYLNDLNELTLNMIGTKLGWLEPVVPSLLVLMMVAAICIYALVEKDDISLNKRDKCLCILTVCLTLIFTPMMLLSWTNKGSTTIGGLQGRYYLPILILLLLPATKGSVFYGCFANEQKQLAVKKKSILLFVALSMIVIYYLLRTYLVR, via the coding sequence ATGATTATAGTGTCATTTGATCTGATAGGACGTGTTAATAAAAGAGTGTCCATTCATACGTTTGATACAAATGGGACAATCGAGGAGATACAGGCAAATGAAGTAAAGGAGTATCCGTTTGTAATCCAGAGATGTAGAGTGGATTATATGGAGATATTCTTGGAAAATGCAACGACATTTAATATAAATGTTGTAGTAAAAAAAGCAAATGGTGAAGTATATTATACCTGTAATAAGACAGAAAATGATTTGATTGCAGACGCTCGAACCGGCAGGGCAGCTATAAAATTGGAGCCGCCTGCGGGATTTGACTTAGGGCAATATTCTGTAAATATTTCCAACATGGGTGAAAATATATTCATTTGGATTAAGCTGCAGGGTGAAACGAAATATTTGAATATTGAAGCTGTCAAAGGTTCAAATCTGGGAGTATATATAGCTGTTTTTGTAATTGGTGTATGTGTTGTTTTGTATGCATTGATTGCATGGATATATTCAAAATATGATCTGGAGCTACATAAAGTATTTATACTGATAGCTGTTCCGATATCGTTGATTTATCTGATTTTGTTCCCGCCTTGGACGATACCGGATGCGACGGCACATTATATGGCGACATACAGGATCTCAAATAGACTATTAGGATATGACAAGACCGAGGAATGGCTGGGGAGAGCAGAAGATAGAGATACGTTTAACCAGATCTGGAACATAACGGAGGGAGAGAAAAATCCCAATATGCAGTCTTATGTGGATGAGGTATATAATTTTGCAGTGCGTGCAAGTGACACGAGCAGAGTTGATATGCCGATACATGAGGAGCGGATGAAATATTATTCGGTCATTAATTATTGGCCTCAGGTACTGGGATTGACAATCGGGAGAGTGTTTGGATTAAGCTCGATTTTATGTATCTATCTTGCAAGACTGTTTATTACGGCGTTTTATATATGGGCTTGTTATCATGCAGTAAAGATTACACCGGTCGGGAAAAGTATATTCTTTTTGATACCTTTATTACCAACATCCTTGATGGTAAGTGGTTCGTTTTCATATGATTCCATGGTATTAATAACAACGTTGAATTTCGTTGCGAACATTTTTGCTTTGAGTAAAGATTATAATTCAAAGTGTCGTTTAATAGAAACGATTGTCTGGATTTTCCTTGTTGGTGCTGTGAAGGGCGGGGGATATCTACTGATGCTGCCTATGGTTTTGGTATTGCTGGGCATACCGGAGAAAAAGAAGAAATTACAGGCGATCTTAAGCGTGAGTCTGTCAGGACTAGTCTCTGTTTTGTTGTTTGATAAAATATTACAAATTGGACAGACATTTTTCCAGTTAGGGTATGAAGGCACAGAGAAAATGACGGCTTCCTTTGCATATAAGCATCCATTTGGCTATTTTAAAATGCTTACAGCTACATATTTAAATGATCTGAATGAGCTTACCTTGAACATGATTGGAACGAAACTTGGATGGTTAGAGCCGGTTGTGCCTAGTTTGTTGGTTTTGATGATGGTTGCAGCCATATGTATCTATGCACTTGTTGAAAAAGATGATATATCATTGAATAAAAGAGATAAGTGCTTATGTATATTAACCGTTTGTTTAACACTGATATTTACACCGATGATGCTGCTGAGCTGGACCAATAAGGGATCCACAACGATTGGTGGGTTACAGGGAAGATATTATTTGCCAA
- a CDS encoding GtrA family protein, whose protein sequence is MSETKKKKTFWQFVKFAMVGLCNTIVSYTVYSLCYHVLHMNYHFSNVWGFVISVFVAYLLQSKFVFKESADGEHRVWWKVLIKTYVTYMFSGLVVTELLLILWLNVIHIEQYLGTAVHWLSNIGLTMSRESLAVSIAPFINMIFTIPMNFCLNKFWAYRQKRGE, encoded by the coding sequence ATGAGTGAGACAAAAAAGAAAAAAACATTTTGGCAGTTTGTGAAGTTTGCTATGGTAGGACTTTGTAATACGATTGTCAGTTATACGGTATATTCGTTATGTTATCATGTACTGCACATGAATTATCATTTTTCGAATGTATGGGGATTTGTGATAAGTGTGTTTGTTGCTTATTTGCTACAGAGTAAATTTGTTTTTAAAGAATCTGCGGATGGGGAACATCGTGTGTGGTGGAAAGTATTGATAAAAACATATGTGACATACATGTTTTCAGGCTTAGTAGTTACAGAACTGTTGTTGATTTTGTGGTTGAATGTAATTCATATAGAGCAGTATCTGGGAACGGCGGTTCATTGGCTATCCAATATAGGATTAACAATGAGCAGAGAGAGTCTGGCAGTTTCAATTGCGCCATTTATTAATATGATATTTACGATTCCGATGAACTTTTGTTTGAATAAATTTTGGGCGTATAGACAGAAGAGAGGAGAATGA
- a CDS encoding DegT/DnrJ/EryC1/StrS family aminotransferase, with amino-acid sequence MPNRLDKGFFMYQQEFEQKALEVLRSGWYVLGNEVKSFEEEFAAYTGAKYCVGLASGLDALWLAFRVLGIGKGDEVIVQGNTYIASVMGITINGATPVFVEPDEYNNIDASKIEEKITDKTKAILVVHLYGQASNMVQVMEIVKKYNLRLVEDCAQSHGACFDGKMTGTFGDIGCFSFYPSKNLGAFGDAGAIVTDDAQIAADMRMYRNYGSEKRYYNKVVGANSRLDEMQAGLLRVRLSHLQELTDERQQLCDRYLDKLKNDKFVLPVVREGATTVWHQFVIHCKERQKLIDYLNEKEIGTIIHYPIPPHLSEAYAYLGFKTGDFPITEQYANEVLSIPLYNGMTLEEQDYVIEAMNGF; translated from the coding sequence ATGCCGAATAGGTTGGATAAAGGTTTTTTTATGTATCAGCAGGAATTTGAGCAGAAAGCGCTGGAGGTTTTGCGCTCTGGCTGGTATGTACTTGGAAATGAAGTGAAATCGTTCGAAGAAGAGTTTGCTGCATACACAGGGGCAAAGTACTGTGTTGGATTAGCCAGTGGATTAGATGCTTTGTGGCTCGCGTTTCGCGTGCTTGGAATCGGGAAGGGCGATGAAGTTATTGTACAGGGAAATACATATATTGCCAGCGTTATGGGTATTACAATCAATGGTGCAACACCGGTCTTTGTAGAACCGGATGAGTATAACAATATTGATGCATCTAAGATTGAAGAGAAAATCACGGATAAAACAAAGGCAATCCTGGTTGTACATCTGTATGGACAGGCATCTAATATGGTACAGGTTATGGAGATTGTAAAGAAGTATAATCTTCGATTAGTAGAAGATTGTGCGCAGTCGCATGGTGCATGCTTTGATGGTAAGATGACAGGTACCTTTGGCGATATCGGATGCTTTTCGTTCTATCCATCTAAGAATCTGGGAGCATTTGGGGACGCTGGAGCTATCGTCACAGATGATGCGCAGATAGCAGCAGATATGCGGATGTATCGGAATTATGGTAGCGAGAAACGGTATTATAATAAAGTGGTCGGCGCAAATTCCAGATTAGATGAGATGCAGGCAGGGCTTTTACGTGTGAGATTATCTCATCTGCAGGAGTTGACGGATGAGCGTCAACAGTTATGTGACAGGTATCTGGATAAATTAAAGAACGATAAATTTGTTCTTCCGGTTGTAAGGGAAGGAGCAACTACAGTCTGGCATCAGTTTGTGATCCACTGTAAGGAAAGACAGAAGCTGATAGATTATTTGAATGAAAAGGAAATCGGCACGATTATACATTATCCGATTCCGCCACATCTGTCAGAGGCATATGCATATCTGGGGTTCAAAACTGGAGATTTCCCGATCACAGAGCAATATGCAAACGAAGTGTTGTCAATTCCGTTGTATAACGGAATGACTCTGGAAGAACAGGATTATGTAATAGAAGCAATGAATGGATTTTAG
- a CDS encoding GNAT family N-acetyltransferase — MRLNVVAEYKNVRIRPIEEEDLEYLRGWRNDAALGKFLRPIGEITSDMQKKWYATECASLDSVTLAIEEIGELNRLVGSLGIYNIEQDQAEIGRIIVGDKDARGRKIGYHSFLLAMYIGFEKLGIEKYLLDVHEDNISAKISYSRVGFRAKGKHPFVNGGFEIEMEMGKEQFFQMHGDLREVKL; from the coding sequence ATGAGATTGAATGTAGTTGCGGAGTATAAAAATGTAAGGATTAGACCAATCGAAGAAGAAGATCTGGAATATTTACGTGGATGGAGAAATGATGCGGCATTAGGAAAATTTCTCCGCCCTATCGGGGAAATCACATCGGATATGCAGAAAAAATGGTATGCTACGGAATGTGCATCGCTCGATTCGGTTACGCTCGCGATAGAAGAAATCGGGGAATTAAACCGGTTAGTTGGATCGCTTGGAATCTATAACATTGAACAGGATCAAGCAGAAATCGGGCGAATCATAGTGGGCGATAAGGATGCAAGGGGAAGAAAAATAGGGTATCATTCTTTCTTGCTTGCGATGTATATTGGATTTGAAAAGTTAGGTATTGAAAAGTATTTATTAGATGTTCATGAAGATAATATTTCGGCGAAAATAAGTTATTCGAGAGTCGGATTCCGGGCGAAGGGAAAACATCCATTTGTAAATGGAGGTTTTGAAATAGAAATGGAAATGGGTAAGGAACAGTTCTTTCAGATGCATGGAGATCTAAGAGAAGTGAAACTATAG
- a CDS encoding glycosyltransferase family 2 protein: MKVSIVIPVYYNEDNLIPLYEDIRKKIIDVIDYDYEIVMVNDGSKDGSYDVMKQLAEKDDNIKIVSLSRNFGSHAAILCGLEKCSGDCAVVKAADLQEPTELILQMVDRWKQGNNVVLAVREGREESKKQTAFANLYYWMVRKTALPTMPKGGFDVYLLDRKVIEVLLALDERNSALTGQILWSGFKTDVVYYTRLAREIGTSKWTLKKKIRLVMDTLFSFSTVPVAMVESIGVISFIGSLIWAIVVLICKLCGAITVSGWTMLFIFNLFSFGVIMLTLGILGEYLWRAFDASRNRPPYIVEEENKKEK, translated from the coding sequence ATGAAAGTATCAATCGTAATACCAGTTTATTATAATGAAGACAACCTGATCCCACTATACGAGGATATCAGGAAAAAGATAATTGATGTGATCGATTATGATTATGAGATTGTTATGGTAAATGATGGTTCCAAAGATGGAAGCTACGATGTTATGAAACAGTTGGCAGAAAAGGATGATAATATTAAGATCGTGAGTTTGTCACGGAATTTCGGATCGCATGCGGCAATTTTATGTGGGCTTGAAAAATGTAGTGGAGATTGTGCGGTGGTGAAGGCTGCAGATCTGCAGGAGCCAACCGAGCTGATTCTGCAGATGGTGGATCGCTGGAAGCAGGGAAATAATGTTGTGTTGGCTGTGCGAGAAGGACGGGAAGAAAGTAAAAAGCAGACAGCGTTTGCAAATCTGTATTATTGGATGGTTCGAAAAACTGCCTTGCCGACGATGCCAAAGGGTGGATTTGATGTATATTTGTTAGATCGGAAGGTAATTGAAGTGTTACTGGCGTTGGATGAGAGAAACAGCGCGCTTACCGGACAGATTCTGTGGAGTGGATTTAAAACGGATGTGGTATATTATACACGGTTGGCAAGGGAGATTGGCACGAGCAAATGGACTTTGAAGAAGAAAATCCGCTTGGTGATGGATACATTGTTCAGCTTCTCTACCGTTCCTGTGGCGATGGTGGAATCAATTGGCGTGATATCTTTTATAGGATCTTTGATATGGGCAATTGTGGTTTTGATCTGCAAGCTGTGTGGTGCAATAACTGTGTCCGGATGGACGATGTTATTTATCTTTAATCTGTTCAGTTTTGGAGTTATCATGCTTACGTTAGGTATTCTGGGAGAATATCTGTGGCGTGCATTTGACGCATCCAGAAACCGTCCACCATATATAGTTGAAGAGGAAAATAAAAAAGAAAAATGA
- a CDS encoding sugar 3,4-ketoisomerase, which yields MQKNATGRDSGEKMKKDEVTMLEFPQRGDERGHLVVVEGMQDVPFEIKRIFYIYGSDLDVVRGQHANRKTQFVLINVSGKSKVKVLDGKGNEAVFSLNRPHTGIYLPSMVWKEMYDFSEDSVLLCLASEHYDAAEYIRNYDEYVKEVNG from the coding sequence ATGCAGAAGAATGCTACAGGAAGGGATAGTGGCGAAAAAATGAAAAAAGATGAAGTTACAATGCTGGAGTTTCCGCAGCGCGGGGATGAAAGAGGTCATTTGGTAGTCGTAGAGGGAATGCAGGATGTTCCGTTTGAAATCAAACGGATATTCTATATTTACGGTTCTGATTTAGATGTAGTACGAGGACAACATGCAAATCGTAAAACACAGTTTGTATTGATTAATGTGTCGGGAAAAAGTAAAGTAAAAGTGCTGGATGGAAAGGGAAATGAGGCTGTTTTTTCTTTGAATCGTCCACATACAGGTATCTATCTTCCAAGTATGGTGTGGAAGGAAATGTATGATTTTAGTGAAGATTCCGTTCTGCTTTGTCTTGCGAGTGAACATTATGATGCGGCGGAATATATTCGTAATTACGACGAATATGTGAAGGAAGTTAATGGATAA
- a CDS encoding CAP domain-containing protein: MKRRSLKLTLGILLACMIVFSMFDSVPVTSHAQESVSEQEEVATEGDAVTDAQQSSTGELMTVTAAYDDAKAYEVLAMVNRERAKQGLNALAMDADLFNAAKIRAAEIQVSFSHTRPDGTPCFTVSNKAYGENIAAGYRSTTAVMTAWMNSSGHRQNILQAGYKSIGIGCYNYNGTLYWVQLFGGAQAVEIAKPSTPVSDTIYNGVDYAAVYNYDYYVTRYPDVKAAFGSDKAAVLRHFVNYGMKEGRQAKSSFDVYSYAYKYADLRHVYGNDLKKYYLHYINYGSKEGRAATGTMSMQNYTTVYNGVNYSAVYDGAYYCSKYKDIKQAFGLDDTAMLRHFINYGMNEGRQAKSSFNVYSYAYKYGDLRSVYKNDLKAYYMHYISYGAREGRVATGTTSMQGCTTVYNGVDYSAVYNGTYYSSHNADLRNAFGLDDTAMLRHFIYFGMKEGRQAIESFNVKNYKARYADLRRAYGDNLKSYYLHYMNYGKREGRIGK, from the coding sequence ATGAAGAGAAGAAGCTTAAAGTTGACATTGGGTATTCTGCTTGCATGTATGATTGTGTTTTCGATGTTTGATTCTGTTCCGGTTACATCGCATGCACAGGAAAGTGTGAGTGAGCAGGAAGAGGTTGCAACAGAAGGAGATGCAGTGACGGATGCACAACAGTCCTCGACTGGTGAACTTATGACAGTGACTGCAGCGTATGATGATGCGAAAGCGTATGAAGTCCTGGCTATGGTGAACCGGGAACGTGCAAAACAGGGGTTGAATGCATTGGCTATGGATGCAGATTTATTCAATGCTGCGAAGATTCGTGCGGCAGAGATTCAGGTGTCATTTTCTCATACAAGACCGGATGGAACGCCATGTTTTACTGTTTCGAATAAGGCATATGGAGAGAATATAGCGGCAGGATATAGATCTACGACAGCGGTTATGACAGCATGGATGAATTCATCCGGACACAGACAGAATATACTTCAAGCAGGATATAAGAGTATCGGTATAGGCTGTTATAACTATAATGGTACGTTGTACTGGGTTCAGTTGTTTGGAGGGGCTCAGGCGGTAGAGATAGCGAAGCCATCAACACCGGTGTCAGATACGATATACAATGGCGTGGACTATGCCGCTGTTTATAATTATGATTACTATGTTACACGTTATCCGGATGTTAAGGCAGCTTTTGGTTCAGACAAAGCAGCTGTGCTTAGGCATTTTGTGAATTATGGAATGAAAGAAGGCCGTCAGGCAAAGAGCTCCTTTGATGTATATTCTTATGCTTATAAATATGCGGATTTGAGACATGTGTACGGGAATGACTTGAAAAAGTATTACCTGCATTATATTAATTATGGCAGCAAGGAAGGCAGAGCTGCAACAGGCACGATGAGCATGCAGAATTATACAACCGTGTATAACGGTGTTAATTACAGTGCTGTATATGATGGGGCTTATTACTGTAGTAAATATAAGGATATCAAGCAGGCGTTTGGACTTGACGATACCGCAATGTTACGTCATTTTATAAACTATGGAATGAACGAAGGACGTCAGGCGAAGAGCTCTTTCAATGTGTATTCTTATGCTTATAAGTATGGAGACCTGAGAAGCGTATATAAGAATGACTTAAAGGCATATTATATGCATTATATAAGCTATGGCGCAAGAGAAGGCAGAGTTGCAACCGGTACGACATCTATGCAGGGATGTACAACTGTGTATAATGGCGTGGATTACAGCGCGGTGTATAATGGAACTTATTATAGCAGCCATAACGCAGATCTGAGAAATGCATTTGGATTGGATGATACCGCAATGTTACGTCATTTTATATACTTTGGAATGAAGGAAGGCCGCCAGGCAATAGAATCCTTTAATGTCAAGAATTATAAGGCACGTTATGCGGACTTGCGCAGAGCTTATGGGGATAATTTGAAGTCATACTATCTGCATTATATGAATTATGGTAAGAGAGAAGGAAGAATAGGAAAGTAA